The Streptomyces sp. NBC_00344 genome includes a window with the following:
- a CDS encoding (Fe-S)-binding protein produces the protein MQLAAIIVSLVLAVVGIALFARAIAQIYRYVRLGQDVPAGTRTDEPVKRTVTVVKEFLGHTRMSQWGIVGFAHWFVAVGFFSLVLTLVNAMGQLFKADWTLPVIGNWLPYEMFVEFIGVMTTLGILTLIVIRQLSLPTRAGRKSRFAGSNFGQAYFVEAVILIIGLAIYTLRGLEGALAGVHGYEAAYFASYPLVAAFKGISVSTLQNLVYLTAMIKIGTSFVWMITVGLKTDMGVAWHRFLAFPNIWFKREQDGSVALGALQPMTSGGKEIDFEDPGEDDIFGVSQVEQFSWKGLLDFSTCTECGRCQSQCPAWNTGKPLSPKLLIMSLRDHAHAKAPYLLAGGGKNMEGEEQATEEQLKDVPAAALAEAERPLIGTLEENGVIDPDVLWSCTTCGACVEQCPVDIEHIDHIVDMRRYQVMIESAFPSEAGTMLKNLEKKGNPWGLAKKQRVEWTKEVDFEVPIVGQDVDDLTEVDYLYWVGCAGALEDRAKKTTKAFAELLHIAGVKFAIMGGDEKCTGDSARRLGNEPLFQQLGQENVAMLNMAYGEDDEDAATRKPKASKKIVATCPHCFNTIANEYPQLGGEYEVIHHTQLLQHLVDEGKLIPVTPVEGLITYHDPCYLGRHNKVYTPPREIIAKVPGLRSEEMHRHKERGFCCGAGGARMWMEERIGKRINNERVDEALSLNPDIVSTACPFCLVMLTDSVNGKKNDGKAKESLQVVDVAQLLLDSVKVPVDPAGEAAAEDAPEPEPEPAQ, from the coding sequence ATGCAACTCGCCGCGATCATTGTGTCGCTGGTACTCGCCGTGGTCGGTATCGCGCTGTTCGCCCGAGCCATCGCGCAGATCTACCGCTATGTGCGGCTCGGCCAGGACGTCCCCGCGGGCACCCGCACGGACGAACCGGTCAAGCGCACCGTCACGGTGGTCAAGGAGTTCCTCGGCCACACCCGGATGAGTCAGTGGGGCATCGTCGGCTTCGCGCACTGGTTCGTGGCCGTCGGTTTCTTCTCCCTCGTACTGACCCTCGTGAACGCCATGGGCCAGCTCTTCAAGGCCGACTGGACGCTGCCGGTCATCGGCAACTGGCTGCCGTACGAGATGTTCGTCGAGTTCATCGGTGTGATGACCACGCTCGGCATCCTCACGCTGATCGTGATCCGGCAGCTCTCGCTGCCCACCCGCGCCGGCCGTAAGTCCCGCTTCGCCGGTTCCAACTTCGGCCAGGCGTACTTCGTCGAGGCCGTCATCCTCATCATCGGCCTGGCGATCTACACGCTGCGCGGGCTCGAGGGTGCGCTGGCAGGCGTGCACGGCTACGAGGCCGCCTACTTCGCGTCGTACCCGCTGGTCGCCGCGTTCAAGGGCATCAGCGTCTCCACGCTGCAGAACCTGGTCTACCTGACCGCCATGATCAAGATCGGGACGTCGTTCGTCTGGATGATCACGGTCGGCCTCAAGACCGACATGGGTGTCGCCTGGCACCGCTTCCTCGCCTTCCCGAACATCTGGTTCAAGCGCGAACAGGACGGCTCGGTCGCCCTGGGTGCCCTGCAGCCGATGACATCGGGCGGTAAGGAGATCGACTTCGAGGACCCGGGCGAGGACGACATCTTCGGTGTGTCCCAGGTCGAGCAGTTCTCCTGGAAGGGCCTGCTGGACTTCTCCACCTGCACGGAATGCGGCCGCTGCCAGTCGCAGTGCCCCGCGTGGAACACCGGCAAGCCGCTCTCCCCGAAGCTCCTGATCATGTCGCTGCGCGACCACGCGCACGCCAAGGCCCCGTATCTGCTGGCCGGCGGCGGCAAGAACATGGAGGGCGAGGAGCAGGCGACCGAGGAACAGCTCAAGGACGTGCCCGCCGCGGCGCTGGCCGAGGCCGAGCGGCCGCTGATCGGCACCCTCGAGGAGAACGGGGTCATCGACCCGGACGTCCTGTGGTCCTGCACCACCTGCGGCGCCTGCGTCGAGCAGTGCCCGGTCGACATCGAGCACATCGACCACATCGTCGACATGCGCCGCTACCAGGTGATGATCGAGTCCGCGTTCCCGTCCGAGGCGGGCACGATGCTCAAGAACCTGGAGAAGAAGGGCAACCCCTGGGGGCTCGCCAAGAAGCAGCGCGTCGAGTGGACCAAGGAGGTCGACTTCGAGGTCCCGATCGTCGGCCAGGACGTCGATGACCTCACCGAGGTCGACTACCTCTACTGGGTCGGCTGCGCCGGCGCCCTCGAGGACCGGGCGAAGAAGACCACCAAGGCTTTCGCCGAGCTGCTGCACATCGCGGGTGTCAAGTTCGCGATCATGGGCGGCGACGAGAAGTGCACCGGTGACTCCGCCCGCCGCCTGGGCAACGAGCCGCTGTTCCAGCAGCTCGGCCAGGAGAACGTGGCGATGCTGAACATGGCGTACGGCGAGGACGACGAGGACGCGGCCACCAGGAAGCCGAAGGCGTCGAAGAAGATCGTCGCGACCTGCCCGCACTGCTTCAACACCATCGCGAACGAGTACCCGCAGCTCGGCGGCGAGTACGAGGTCATCCACCACACCCAGCTGCTCCAGCACCTGGTCGACGAGGGCAAGCTGATCCCCGTCACCCCGGTCGAGGGTCTGATCACGTACCACGACCCCTGCTACCTGGGCCGCCACAACAAGGTCTACACGCCGCCGCGCGAGATCATCGCGAAGGTGCCCGGTCTGCGGAGCGAGGAGATGCACCGCCACAAGGAGCGCGGCTTCTGCTGCGGCGCCGGCGGTGCCCGGATGTGGATGGAGGAGCGGATCGGCAAGCGCATCAACAACGAGCGGGTCGACGAAGCCCTCTCCCTCAACCCGGACATCGTCTCCACTGCCTGCCCGTTCTGCCTGGTGATGCTGACCGACTCGGTCAACGGCAAGAAGAACGACGGCAAGGCGAAGGAATCGCTCCAGGTCGTGGATGTCGCGCAGCTGCTGCTCGACTCGGTGAAGGTCCCGGTCGACCCGGCCGGTGAGGCTGCCGCCGAGGACGCGCCGGAGCCGGAGCCCGAGCCCGCTCAGTAG
- a CDS encoding exopolysaccharide biosynthesis polyprenyl glycosylphosphotransferase, with protein MTMDSAQAPHTGRDAGRATAVQSLAPAIHPPRRSDAGHTLTGRALTRRGRSGAPLIAADVLAMLLTIAVVPGLRLPAVLIVPLAALLLALHTRRGLHVRRLSPSALFELPALTCHALIVWCTADTALASFGDRQAPDWQVLAAAVTAQTVIGCAGRALVHRGGRWLAARRTRSTLIIGDGAAAQQVGAALYAHPGYGMRPVGIVGTGPAAPDDADDQEPPVLPVLATHEDIGRAVIQTSVRHALFLGPGTGPEDTGLLQLLAEHGVRMWLVGPAGHEVAGAPVDHLWGFAVRPLGAAPAHRAQHWGKRGLDISLALPALLVAAPVMALCALAVRVCDGPGVVFRQERVGVGGRPFTLLKFRTLRPADEHESATRWSVAQDHRMGRIGTLLRRTSLDELPQLWNVVRGDMSLVGPRPERPYFVAKFSGAHPGYRARHRMPVGITGLAQVNGLRGDTSIEDRARFDNLYIDTWSLWQDVCILARTATSLLRLGGS; from the coding sequence ATGACGATGGACAGCGCCCAAGCTCCCCACACCGGCCGGGACGCCGGCCGGGCAACGGCCGTACAGTCCCTGGCACCGGCGATCCATCCTCCACGGCGGTCGGACGCCGGGCACACCCTCACCGGGCGGGCGCTCACACGGCGCGGCCGTTCAGGAGCCCCGCTGATCGCCGCGGATGTGCTCGCGATGCTGCTCACCATCGCGGTGGTGCCAGGACTGCGCCTCCCGGCCGTGCTGATCGTGCCGCTGGCCGCGCTGCTGCTGGCCCTGCACACCCGCCGGGGCCTGCATGTACGCCGGCTCTCGCCTTCGGCGCTGTTCGAACTGCCCGCGCTGACATGCCACGCGCTGATCGTGTGGTGCACCGCCGACACGGCACTCGCGTCCTTCGGGGACCGGCAGGCGCCGGACTGGCAGGTGCTGGCCGCCGCGGTGACCGCGCAGACCGTCATCGGCTGCGCCGGCCGGGCCCTCGTCCACCGGGGCGGAAGGTGGCTCGCCGCTCGCCGCACCCGCTCCACGCTGATCATCGGTGATGGCGCCGCCGCCCAGCAGGTCGGCGCCGCGCTGTACGCGCACCCCGGCTACGGGATGCGCCCCGTGGGCATCGTCGGGACCGGCCCGGCCGCCCCGGACGATGCCGATGACCAGGAACCGCCGGTTCTGCCGGTACTGGCCACCCATGAGGACATCGGCCGGGCCGTCATCCAGACCTCGGTGCGCCACGCCCTCTTCCTCGGGCCCGGCACCGGCCCCGAGGACACCGGGCTGCTGCAACTGCTGGCCGAGCACGGCGTACGGATGTGGCTGGTCGGCCCGGCGGGCCACGAGGTGGCGGGCGCCCCCGTCGATCACCTCTGGGGTTTCGCCGTCCGGCCGTTGGGCGCGGCTCCCGCACACCGGGCACAGCACTGGGGCAAGCGCGGGCTCGACATCTCGCTGGCGCTGCCGGCCCTGCTGGTGGCCGCGCCGGTGATGGCGCTGTGCGCACTGGCCGTGCGGGTCTGCGACGGACCAGGTGTCGTCTTCCGCCAGGAGCGTGTCGGCGTCGGGGGACGCCCCTTCACCCTGCTGAAGTTCCGCACGCTGCGCCCGGCGGACGAACACGAGTCGGCGACCCGCTGGAGCGTCGCCCAGGATCACCGGATGGGCCGGATCGGCACACTGCTGCGCCGGACTTCGCTGGACGAGCTGCCCCAGCTGTGGAACGTGGTGCGGGGCGACATGAGCCTGGTCGGGCCGCGGCCCGAGCGCCCCTACTTCGTGGCGAAGTTCTCCGGTGCGCATCCCGGCTACCGGGCGAGACATCGCATGCCGGTCGGTATCACCGGCCTCGCCCAGGTCAACGGATTGCGCGGGGACACCTCCATCGAGGACCGTGCCCGATTCGACAACCTCTACATCGACACCTGGTCGCTCTGGCAGGACGTCTGCATCCTGGCCCGCACGGCGACCTCTCTCCTCCGGCTGGGGGGAAGCTGA
- a CDS encoding DUF3344 domain-containing protein — translation MQHGGIATAANSAISCRPAASAGTSSCAQVQHGAGGVNSDFDMLYSDVDKDRNTYNSTRARLTLPAGSRVSYARLYWGGNLRVGEQKPPKDDGRVLIAEQGGDYKAVLADTAGAHRTADGSDAFQASADVTPLVRNSGAGIYTVAQINVARGKSAVGAWGGWTLVVAYENEQQPLRHLVLWDGFEALGADLPRRSVTLSGLGIPAGAAGRVGVVAYDGDRDVTGDSLSVTAGSRMVFPLSNSANPVNNVMNSTITEFGSVLTDRQPAYVNTLGYDSDVFDLKRALSHGGDSLGFHFSAENRGYFLGALFVQADSQR, via the coding sequence GTGCAGCACGGCGGAATCGCCACTGCGGCCAACTCCGCGATCAGCTGCCGGCCCGCGGCCTCCGCCGGGACCTCCTCGTGTGCGCAGGTCCAGCACGGAGCGGGCGGCGTCAACAGCGACTTCGACATGCTGTACAGCGACGTCGACAAGGACCGCAACACCTACAACTCCACCCGCGCCCGGCTGACGCTGCCGGCCGGCTCCCGGGTCAGTTACGCGCGGCTCTACTGGGGCGGCAATCTGCGGGTCGGCGAGCAGAAGCCGCCCAAGGACGACGGACGGGTACTCATCGCCGAGCAGGGCGGTGATTACAAGGCGGTACTCGCCGACACCGCGGGAGCCCATCGCACCGCCGACGGCAGCGACGCCTTTCAGGCATCGGCCGACGTGACCCCCCTGGTCCGCAACAGCGGTGCCGGTATCTACACAGTGGCGCAGATCAATGTCGCCAGGGGGAAGTCCGCGGTCGGCGCCTGGGGCGGCTGGACACTGGTCGTCGCCTACGAGAACGAGCAGCAGCCGCTGCGCCATCTGGTGCTCTGGGACGGTTTCGAGGCGCTCGGAGCGGATCTGCCGAGGCGGTCGGTGACCCTGTCAGGGCTGGGTATCCCCGCCGGAGCCGCCGGCCGGGTGGGTGTCGTCGCCTACGACGGTGACCGCGACGTCACGGGCGACAGCCTGAGCGTCACAGCGGGCAGCCGCATGGTTTTCCCGCTGAGTAATTCGGCCAACCCGGTGAACAACGTGATGAATTCAACGATCACGGAGTTCGGCAGCGTTCTGACCGATCGGCAACCTGCTTATGTGAATACGCTCGGTTATGACTCGGACGTATTCGACCTGAAGCGGGCTCTCTCCCATGGCGGGGACAGCCTGGGCTTTCATTTCTCCGCCGAAAACCGCGGGTATTTTCTCGGGGCACTCTTCGTGCAGGCGGATTCTCAGCGCTGA
- a CDS encoding glycosyltransferase, with protein MQSKIRTANRRLTVFHLLQPVEGGVARVVTDLVRAQVREGIRAVVACPPGTALSRELAGVGAEVHGWRAGRAPGPGLAAETVSAARLISASSPDVVHAHSAKAGLAARLALRGRVPTVFQPHAWSFDAVGGATALAALAWERYAARWAERILCVSEAERRAGEKAGIAARWTVIRNGVDLSEFRGDAAGPEAVRRTLPLLSGTPGPGPVVVCVGRLCRQKGQDVLLRAWPEITRVAPEARLVLVGDGPDRERLSRIAPSGVLFAGAVDTTSSWLRAADVVVLPSRWEGMALAPLEAMACGRPVVLADVSGARESLPPGHHRYGLVPPDDPRALAGAVARLLTDRRLRDSLGRQAGAHARANFDVRHTATAVSELYGRLLGLSEPMMRERISR; from the coding sequence GTGCAGTCAAAAATCAGAACCGCGAACCGCCGGCTGACGGTTTTCCATCTCCTCCAGCCGGTGGAGGGCGGAGTCGCCCGCGTGGTCACCGACCTGGTGCGGGCGCAGGTGCGCGAGGGGATCAGAGCCGTGGTGGCCTGTCCGCCGGGCACCGCGCTGTCCCGTGAGCTGGCCGGCGTGGGCGCAGAGGTCCACGGCTGGCGAGCCGGCCGTGCGCCGGGCCCCGGCCTGGCGGCCGAGACGGTTTCGGCCGCCCGGCTCATCAGTGCGAGCAGCCCCGACGTGGTGCACGCGCACAGCGCCAAGGCCGGCCTGGCGGCGAGGCTCGCCTTACGCGGGCGCGTCCCCACCGTGTTCCAGCCGCACGCCTGGTCCTTCGACGCGGTCGGTGGCGCGACCGCCCTGGCCGCACTGGCCTGGGAGCGGTATGCCGCCCGGTGGGCCGAGCGCATCCTCTGCGTCAGCGAAGCCGAGCGCAGAGCAGGGGAGAAGGCCGGAATCGCGGCCCGCTGGACGGTGATCCGCAACGGTGTGGACCTCAGTGAGTTCCGGGGCGACGCCGCGGGCCCCGAAGCGGTACGCCGGACTCTTCCGCTGCTGTCCGGCACCCCGGGCCCCGGGCCGGTCGTGGTCTGTGTGGGCCGCCTCTGCCGGCAGAAGGGGCAGGACGTACTGCTGCGAGCCTGGCCGGAGATCACCCGGGTGGCGCCCGAGGCCCGTCTGGTGCTGGTCGGTGACGGTCCCGACCGGGAACGGCTCAGCAGGATCGCGCCGTCCGGTGTGCTCTTCGCCGGTGCGGTCGACACCACCAGCAGCTGGCTCCGGGCGGCCGATGTGGTGGTACTGCCCTCCCGCTGGGAAGGCATGGCGCTGGCCCCGCTGGAAGCCATGGCCTGCGGGCGGCCCGTCGTCCTGGCCGATGTCAGCGGCGCGCGGGAGAGCCTGCCGCCGGGCCATCACCGGTACGGGCTGGTACCGCCGGACGATCCGCGGGCCCTGGCCGGCGCTGTGGCACGGCTGCTGACGGACCGGCGGCTGCGGGATTCGCTGGGCCGCCAGGCCGGAGCTCACGCCCGGGCGAACTTCGATGTGCGGCACACCGCCACCGCCGTCTCCGAGCTGTACGGGCGCCTCCTCGGCCTGTCCGAACCGATGATGAGGGAGCGCATCAGCCGATGA
- the murJ gene encoding murein biosynthesis integral membrane protein MurJ: MNETTTDTEQPAGTTAAAGPQGAPALLPPTAPPVPAPEPPRLGKVLARAAAVTAALTVAGSALGLFRDQTVAHLFGAGTDSDAFLIAWTVPEMASTLLIEDAMALVLVPAFSHALARRSAGDSPDPVRSLVLATLPRLLALLTCTTGVLMLGAPVVVEILAPGIADPRLAVGCTRLTAVTVLCFGLTGYFSAALRAHRSYLPPASIYLAYNLGIVTTMLVLHSLWGVRAAAAGVAIGSVLMVLVQLPFFIKHVGGVRSRGAAHLPAGDAPPGVRGKHRRTPLRSAPRPALLGFGVLAPVVLFTVCRQSQVLIERFLAAPLPAGAISHLNYAQKVAQMPMVLSLMICTVTFPVVAQAMADGDESQARRRVERDLALAGVVVLLGTALVVAYAQQIVEVLFQRGAFSADDTATTASVMRVYALGLLGHCLVGSLGRPFFSASRPTWYPAAAMAAGLLVTAAAGALAVGPWGVYGIAAANAVGITFTAALLLRGLGTRVVSIGVRRVAVTLGRLVLAAAAACAAGRFAAPMVPGALLSLVLGCLLVPGVFALSALALRAPEVAGLLDLFKQRFRHVS, from the coding sequence ATGAACGAGACGACCACGGACACCGAGCAGCCCGCCGGGACCACTGCGGCCGCCGGACCGCAGGGTGCCCCCGCTCTCTTGCCGCCCACGGCGCCGCCGGTCCCGGCCCCCGAGCCGCCGCGGCTGGGGAAGGTACTGGCCAGGGCGGCCGCGGTCACGGCCGCCCTCACGGTGGCCGGATCGGCACTGGGCCTGTTCAGGGACCAGACCGTCGCGCATCTCTTCGGCGCGGGCACCGACAGCGACGCGTTCCTGATCGCCTGGACCGTGCCGGAGATGGCGTCCACGCTGCTGATCGAGGACGCGATGGCGCTGGTGCTGGTCCCGGCGTTCAGCCACGCACTCGCCCGGCGCTCGGCAGGCGACTCACCCGACCCGGTGCGCAGCCTGGTCCTCGCCACACTTCCCCGCCTGCTCGCGCTGCTCACCTGCACGACCGGGGTGCTGATGCTGGGCGCGCCGGTGGTGGTGGAGATCCTGGCGCCCGGCATCGCCGACCCCCGGCTCGCCGTCGGCTGCACCCGGTTGACCGCGGTCACCGTCCTCTGCTTCGGCCTCACCGGCTATTTCAGTGCGGCGCTGCGGGCCCATCGCAGCTACCTGCCGCCGGCCTCCATCTATCTGGCGTACAACCTGGGCATCGTCACGACGATGCTGGTGCTGCACTCGCTGTGGGGCGTTCGCGCTGCCGCGGCCGGCGTGGCGATCGGCAGCGTGCTGATGGTGCTGGTCCAACTTCCCTTCTTCATCAAGCACGTGGGCGGGGTCCGGTCGCGGGGCGCCGCTCACCTGCCGGCCGGGGATGCGCCGCCGGGTGTGCGGGGGAAGCACCGCCGGACCCCGCTGCGGTCCGCTCCGCGTCCCGCCCTGCTCGGCTTCGGGGTGCTCGCCCCGGTGGTGCTCTTCACCGTCTGCCGCCAGTCCCAGGTGCTGATCGAGCGGTTTCTCGCGGCTCCGCTGCCCGCCGGAGCCATCTCGCATCTGAACTACGCGCAGAAGGTCGCTCAGATGCCGATGGTGCTCTCGCTGATGATCTGCACGGTGACGTTCCCGGTCGTCGCGCAGGCGATGGCGGACGGGGACGAGAGCCAGGCCCGCCGCCGGGTCGAACGGGATCTGGCGCTGGCCGGGGTGGTGGTGCTGCTCGGTACGGCGCTGGTCGTCGCCTATGCGCAGCAGATCGTCGAAGTCCTCTTCCAGCGAGGCGCGTTCAGCGCCGATGACACCGCGACCACCGCATCCGTGATGCGGGTCTACGCACTCGGTCTGCTCGGGCACTGCCTGGTCGGGTCGCTGGGCAGGCCCTTCTTCTCCGCGTCGCGGCCCACCTGGTACCCGGCGGCGGCGATGGCCGCCGGGCTGCTCGTCACCGCGGCCGCCGGTGCGCTCGCCGTCGGCCCCTGGGGGGTGTACGGCATCGCCGCGGCCAACGCGGTGGGCATCACCTTCACGGCGGCCCTGCTGCTCCGCGGTCTCGGCACCCGGGTGGTCTCCATCGGCGTACGCCGGGTCGCCGTCACCCTCGGCCGGCTGGTCCTCGCCGCGGCCGCGGCCTGCGCCGCGGGCCGTTTCGCCGCCCCGATGGTCCCGGGCGCCCTGCTGAGCCTTGTTCTCGGGTGCCTGCTGGTGCCCGGAGTCTTCGCCCTGTCGGCGCTGGCTCTGCGCGCCCCTGAAGTCGCCGGTCTGCTCGACCTCTTCAAGCAAAGGTTCCGTCATGTCAGCTGA
- a CDS encoding polysaccharide deacetylase family protein — MSADTASCDASPLAPGPRGRGTHPWILMYHSVGDPSDDPYGITVAPERLDRQLRWLNHRGLTGVGVGPLLRARAAGRAHGLVGLTFDDGYADFTELALPLLKRHECTATLFVLPGRLGGENAWDPLGPRKPLLTEAGIRAAAAAGMEIGSHGQYHQDLTATSDDVLREETRGSRALLREMTGIAPQGFCYPYGTVDRRTVDAVRNAGYTYGCAIDPGPLGSTHALPRAHVSQADRALRLGTKRLLHGCRQLTRGGNR; from the coding sequence ATGTCAGCTGACACGGCGTCGTGCGACGCCAGCCCACTCGCACCTGGGCCCCGCGGCCGGGGCACCCACCCCTGGATCCTGATGTACCACTCGGTGGGCGACCCGTCGGACGATCCCTACGGCATCACGGTCGCCCCCGAGCGGCTTGACCGTCAGCTGCGCTGGCTGAACCACAGGGGGCTCACCGGTGTCGGTGTCGGCCCGCTGCTGCGCGCCCGTGCGGCGGGGCGTGCCCACGGGCTGGTCGGACTGACCTTCGACGACGGTTACGCCGACTTCACCGAGCTCGCCCTGCCCCTGCTGAAGCGCCACGAGTGCACCGCGACGCTGTTCGTGCTGCCCGGCAGGCTCGGCGGCGAGAACGCCTGGGACCCGCTCGGTCCGCGTAAACCGCTGCTCACCGAGGCCGGTATCAGGGCGGCCGCTGCCGCGGGCATGGAGATCGGCTCGCACGGCCAGTACCACCAGGACCTGACGGCGACGAGCGACGACGTGCTGCGCGAGGAGACCCGGGGGAGCCGTGCGCTGCTCCGCGAGATGACCGGGATCGCACCGCAGGGCTTCTGCTATCCGTACGGCACGGTCGACCGGCGGACCGTCGACGCGGTACGGAACGCCGGATACACCTACGGCTGCGCCATCGACCCCGGCCCGCTCGGCAGCACACACGCGCTGCCCCGCGCCCACGTCAGTCAGGCGGACCGCGCACTGCGGCTGGGGACCAAACGCCTTCTGCACGGCTGCCGGCAGCTGACCCGGGGCGGCAACCGGTGA
- a CDS encoding O-antigen ligase family protein, which produces MTVALLTGPARYSPAPDRPAHTGTPPRRGLSHWWPLAPAVAPVLLLADPVAYGNGSSTSTNISAADVASVLLVVFCAVRLLRRRTRPLTPAAAVVLGVPAVGIAVATVTAGDPAAALPGFVRYVQIFVLVPAAVVLLLRDARDFRVLAGSFVVLAVIQGAFGVVQYATRTGASYMGSDIRAVGTFGPTDVMGMATVVAYGLVITTGVALRPAGAAARRLRPAAIALALALVVPLALSFSRGSWIATLLAGLVIVLFAGLRTASRVLCTLVAVAVVLIGGFGIGTELIQARVSSITRVTDAPDQSVTDRYTMWAAAVSMWRAEPATGVGLKGFPAHRDGDSSLGLSSGSDTEGAGRAFQRQPLLSPHNMYLLVLSEQGLTGITALAGSWAALLVGSVRRLFAARRSRHSAEDCGLMAAGLMIWQTVDFLYADIGGPSTALTGIVFGLVAWWALTGPKTLSSV; this is translated from the coding sequence CTGACCGTGGCCCTCCTGACCGGCCCCGCCCGGTACAGCCCCGCTCCCGACCGGCCGGCACATACCGGGACGCCCCCACGCCGCGGCCTGTCCCACTGGTGGCCGCTCGCACCGGCGGTGGCGCCCGTGCTGCTCCTGGCCGACCCGGTCGCGTACGGGAACGGGTCGAGCACCTCCACCAACATCTCCGCCGCCGACGTGGCGTCGGTGCTCCTGGTGGTGTTCTGCGCGGTGCGCCTGCTCCGCCGCAGGACCCGGCCGCTGACCCCGGCGGCAGCCGTGGTGCTCGGCGTCCCGGCGGTGGGCATCGCGGTCGCCACCGTCACGGCGGGTGACCCGGCCGCGGCGCTGCCGGGCTTCGTACGCTACGTCCAGATCTTCGTTCTGGTCCCGGCCGCGGTGGTCCTGCTGCTCAGGGACGCCCGGGACTTCCGGGTGCTCGCCGGTTCCTTCGTGGTGCTCGCCGTGATCCAGGGGGCCTTCGGCGTCGTCCAGTACGCCACCCGCACCGGCGCCTCCTACATGGGCTCCGACATCCGGGCGGTCGGCACCTTCGGACCCACCGACGTCATGGGCATGGCCACGGTCGTCGCGTACGGCCTGGTGATCACCACCGGCGTCGCCCTGCGCCCGGCCGGCGCTGCCGCACGCCGGCTGCGTCCCGCCGCGATCGCCCTGGCCCTGGCTCTGGTCGTCCCGCTGGCACTCTCCTTCAGCCGGGGGTCCTGGATCGCCACCCTGCTCGCCGGTCTGGTGATCGTGCTGTTCGCCGGTCTCCGTACGGCGAGCCGCGTGCTGTGCACCCTGGTCGCCGTCGCGGTGGTGCTGATCGGCGGGTTCGGGATCGGGACCGAGCTCATCCAGGCACGGGTCAGCAGCATCACCCGGGTCACCGACGCCCCCGACCAGTCGGTCACCGACCGGTACACCATGTGGGCCGCCGCGGTGAGCATGTGGCGCGCGGAGCCGGCGACCGGCGTGGGCCTCAAGGGCTTCCCCGCTCACCGCGACGGGGACTCGTCGCTCGGACTCTCGTCGGGCAGTGACACCGAGGGCGCGGGCCGGGCCTTTCAGCGGCAGCCGCTGCTCTCCCCGCACAACATGTATCTGCTGGTCCTCAGCGAGCAGGGCCTGACCGGAATCACCGCACTGGCCGGCAGCTGGGCCGCGCTGCTCGTGGGGTCGGTGCGCAGGCTGTTCGCCGCACGCCGGTCCCGGCACTCCGCCGAGGACTGCGGGCTGATGGCGGCCGGACTGATGATCTGGCAGACCGTCGACTTCCTGTACGCCGACATCGGCGGCCCTTCGACCGCGCTGACCGGCATTGTGTTCGGGCTCGTCGCCTGGTGGGCGCTGACCGGGCCGAAGACGTTGAGCAGCGTATGA